AAAAAAGTCAAAAAAGCGGAAATTTCTACGTTTTCGGAAAAGGTATGCTATAATGATTAGGAATGCTGCTTCGGGAGGAAAAACCAATGTATACAAAGCTGACGCTTCAGGAGAAGCTAAAGGACGAAAGAACAAACCGGCATATGACGCTTGCCGAATTAGAAAAAGCAACTAACATATCCAAAGCCACGCTGGGCAAATATGAATCTGATAACTGCACCGATATAAGCCCTTTCAATCTTGCAAAACTGGCGGATTACTATGGTCTGTCCATGGATTACCTCATGGGGCTGATTGAAAATAAAAATCATCCAAACACTTCTCTGTACGAGCTGCATTTGAATGATTCCACGGTTGATTTATTGAAAAGCGGTGCAATGAACAACCGGCTTCTCTGCGAGATGGTCTGTCATCCCGGATTTTTACGTCTGCTTACGGATATAGAAGTCTGCATTGACCGTATCGCAGATATGCGTGTCCATGATATGAATTTAGTTCTGGAACAGGCAAGGCAATCCGTAATGGATCAGCACCAGACACCAGAAAATGACCTTTATATGCGTACTTTAGAACTGGGTCAGGTCAGCGAGGAAATGTTTTTTAGTCATGTTATCCACGATGACCTTGACCTGATTGTGAAAGCCCTCCGCACCCAGCACGAAACCGACAGGACTACTGCCGAACAGGAAACACCGGTGTAAATGATAAAATGAAAATACACAAAAATTAGAATCTCAAAATGCACAGATTTGTACATTTTTCTAGTATAATATTTCTAAAATGATTGGAGGGATATTATGCGGAAAGATGTATTAAATCAAATAAAGTTACTTAAAGAGGAGATAGATATATTGAATAAAAGCGAATTAGCTAGAAGATTTAACTGTGATAGAAGAACAATAGACAAATATATTAAAGATTCAAGCAGTGAATCTAGAAAACCACGAGAAATTAAAAAGAAAGTAGATGATTTTAAAGAAATAATTATTGATAAAGTTGATAATTATGGATGTAGTTCAATGGCAGTATTTAAATTTATCCAAAAGAAAGGATATAGCGGTGGTTATCATACAGTAAATAATTTTGTAAATAACCATAAGAAAGCAGAAATAAAGAAAGCCACAATACGATTTGATACTACTCCAGGTCTACAAGCTCAAGTAGATTGGAAGGAAAGTATTAGGATGGTTAATAGGCAAGGTGAATTTTTAGAAGTTAATATTTTTTTAATGGTTCTTGGTTATTCTCGAATTAAATATTTAAAATTAACCGTTGATAGAACACAAAAAACATTATTTGAATGTCTATATGATGGATTTGAATATTTTGGAGGTGCACCTAAGGAGATATTGTTCGATAATATGTCAACTGTCGTAGATAGAAGTAGGACAATCTTTAAAAATATAGCAATAAATAATGTGTTTAAGCATTTTGCAATGGATGCTGGATTTGAAGTAATAACTTGTAGACCATATAGACCTGAAACTAAAGGAAAGGTAGAAACATTAGCTAAATTGGTAGATAGATTAATGGTATACAATGAAGAATTTGATACTTTTGATGATTTAAAAAAAATAGTGGAATTATTTAATTATGATATAAACAATGAAATTTCACAGGCTACAAATGAAGTTCCATTCATAAGATTTTTAAAAGAAAAAGAGTATTTAAACCCTTTACCAAATATGGATATCCTTCTATCATATTTCCACCACGAAAAAGAATACAAGGTATCCAAAGAATCAATGATTAGATATAAAGGGAAAAAATACTCAGTACCTACAAAATATATAGGTAATTATGTCACAGTATCAGAAATAGAAACTGAATTATATATTTATTATACTAAAGATTTAATTGCTTGTCATAAGATTAGTGAAAAACTTCTTCACTATCAGAAAGAACATGCAAAAGAAATACTTAAATCAGATGCATTTAAACACTATTCTGATGAAGAAATAGAAGATTTTATAGAAAATAATTTAAAAAATATGGATATATTTTTGGGAGAGTGATTAGTTGAGCAACTATAACAAACTTCTTAATAATTTAGAAGCACTCAAATTAGAGAAATTCAGAAGTTATTTGCCTAACTATTTAGAGGAAATAACTAAAAAAGAAATTCCTTTTACAGAAGCTTTACTAGAATTAACTGAAAAAGAGTTAGATTTTAGAAATGAAAGGGCTTCAAAGATTCAAATATCAGTATCAGCCTTTCCATTTGAAAAAACCTTAAAAGACTTTGATTTTGATTTTCAGCCTTCAATAAATAAAACTCAGCTTTTAGACTTAGAGAGTTTAAGATTTATTGAAAATAAAGAGAATATACTGTTTTTTGGAACTTCTGGCGTTGGGAAAACTCACTTAGCTGTAGCATTAGGAATCGCTGCAGCTAAAAAGAGATACCTAACATACTTTATATCCTGTCATGACTTGATAATGCAATTAAATAAGGCTCATGCAGAAAACAGATTAGAAACCAAGTTAAAACATTTTTCTAAATACAAGTTGTTAATTATTGATGAAATAGGCTATTTGCCAATTGATAAACAAGGGGCCAACTTACTATTTCAATTGATAAATAAGAGGTATGAAAAGAATTCAACTATAATTACTACAAACCAGCCTTTTAGTAAATGGGGTGAGGTTTTCTCCGATGTCACATTGGCTAACGCCATTCTTGACAGATTAATACATCATTCAAGCATTATTAAAATTACAGGACCTTCTTATAGGTTAAAAGGAAAAGTGGATTTATTAGAAAGCAAAAAAAGTAGTAATAATTAATTCTAATAATTGTACATTTTGAGATTC
This genomic interval from Xylanivirga thermophila contains the following:
- the istA gene encoding IS21 family transposase, encoding MRKDVLNQIKLLKEEIDILNKSELARRFNCDRRTIDKYIKDSSSESRKPREIKKKVDDFKEIIIDKVDNYGCSSMAVFKFIQKKGYSGGYHTVNNFVNNHKKAEIKKATIRFDTTPGLQAQVDWKESIRMVNRQGEFLEVNIFLMVLGYSRIKYLKLTVDRTQKTLFECLYDGFEYFGGAPKEILFDNMSTVVDRSRTIFKNIAINNVFKHFAMDAGFEVITCRPYRPETKGKVETLAKLVDRLMVYNEEFDTFDDLKKIVELFNYDINNEISQATNEVPFIRFLKEKEYLNPLPNMDILLSYFHHEKEYKVSKESMIRYKGKKYSVPTKYIGNYVTVSEIETELYIYYTKDLIACHKISEKLLHYQKEHAKEILKSDAFKHYSDEEIEDFIENNLKNMDIFLGE
- the istB gene encoding IS21-like element helper ATPase IstB; protein product: MSNYNKLLNNLEALKLEKFRSYLPNYLEEITKKEIPFTEALLELTEKELDFRNERASKIQISVSAFPFEKTLKDFDFDFQPSINKTQLLDLESLRFIENKENILFFGTSGVGKTHLAVALGIAAAKKRYLTYFISCHDLIMQLNKAHAENRLETKLKHFSKYKLLIIDEIGYLPIDKQGANLLFQLINKRYEKNSTIITTNQPFSKWGEVFSDVTLANAILDRLIHHSSIIKITGPSYRLKGKVDLLESKKSSNN
- a CDS encoding helix-turn-helix domain-containing protein; this translates as MYTKLTLQEKLKDERTNRHMTLAELEKATNISKATLGKYESDNCTDISPFNLAKLADYYGLSMDYLMGLIENKNHPNTSLYELHLNDSTVDLLKSGAMNNRLLCEMVCHPGFLRLLTDIEVCIDRIADMRVHDMNLVLEQARQSVMDQHQTPENDLYMRTLELGQVSEEMFFSHVIHDDLDLIVKALRTQHETDRTTAEQETPV